A segment of the Candidatus Neomarinimicrobiota bacterium genome:
ATCATGAAAGGCGACTACGGCGACAGCCTGGATAATCGGGACATACTCACCCGGATGGCCTCCCTCCGTGTCCAGCGTGCCAGACTCCTCGGCTATCCTACCCACGCCCACTTCGTCCTGGAGGAAAACATGGCCAAAACCCCCGACCGGGTCTATGAGTTCCTCGATCAGCTCTGGGTGCCCGCCCTGGCCCGCGCAAAGGCCGAGGCCGCCGAGTTTCAGGCCATGATCGATGCCGAAGGCGGCGGCTTTAAGCTCCAGCCCTGGGACTGGTGGTACTACGCCGAGAAGGTCAAGCAGGCCAAGTACGCCCTGGAGGACGAGCAGCTGCGGCCCTACTTCGCTCTGGACAATGTGCGCCAGGGCGCCTTCGACGTCGCCAACAAACTCTGGGGCCTCACCTTCCACGAGCGCACGGACATCCCCCTCTACCACCCCGATGCCCAGCTCTACGAGGTCCGCGAGGCCGACGGTACTCACGTCGGGCTGCTCACGACCGACTACTACCCCCGGGACAGCAAACGCTTCGGGGCCTGGATGAGCTCCTTCCGCAAGCAGTCCCGCCGCGGCGGACAGATGGTCACACCCATCATCTGCAACGTGTACAATTTCACCCTGCCCTCCGGCGACCAGCCCGCCCTACTCAGCCTGGATGAAGCCGAGACCCTGTTCCACGAGTTCGGCCACGGCCTCCAGGGCCTGCTGTCCAACTGCACCTATGACCGGCTCTCCGGCACCGCCGTAACCCGCGACTACGTGGAACTCTGCTCCCAGATCATGGAGAACTGGGCCACCGAGCCCGTGGTCATCAAGTCCTACGCCCGGCACTGGCATACCGGCGAGCCGATCCCCGACGACCTCGTCGAGCGGATCCAGAACGCCCGCCTGTTCAACCAGGGCTTCGCCACCGTGGAGTACCTGGCTGCCTCCTACCTGGACATGGACTGGCACACCATGGAGGACGCCGAGCTGCGCAACCCGAGGGAGTTCGAGGATGCCGCCCTGACCCGCATCGGCCTCATCCCGGAGATCGTCACCCGCTACCGCAGCACCTACTTCCAGCACATCTTTTCCGGCGGCTATTCCGCGGGCTACTACAGCTACATCTGGGCCGAGGTCCTCGACGCCGACGCTTTCCAGGCCTTCAAGGAGACCAGCCTCTTCGACCAGGAGACGGCGCGTGCCTTCCGTGAGAATATCCTGGAAACCGGCGGCACCGAAGATCCCATGACCCTCTACCTGCGCTTCCGCGGACGCGAACCAGGGATCGAACCCCTCCTCAAACGAAGAGGGCTGGATTAGCCCGATTCAGGTGTTAAATTGCTGCCCGGGTTGTATCTAATAACTAACGGAAAGGAGGTGGTCCATTGTCTAGTTACGACAGGGCACCGGCCTCCGCTGGTGCGATTTAGAGGCAATCGGCGCGCCGGCTGCCCAGCCTATATAAAGCCCCCGGCCCTGTGCCGGGGGCTTCTTCGTTTGCAGGCGGGGTTCGTCTTTCAGGAAGCACAAGATTGGAATGAAGCCACCAACGGGGCCGATGATATCCGGCATGTCGCGCATGGAGCGCATGGAACGAACGACAAGTTGGCCTTTTCGCATTATATTGGATCACTATGATGAATGCTGCTCCATACCGCTCCGCTGATGTGCAGTGGAAAATTCCTCACCCCGAATTCACACCTCTCGTCGGGCG
Coding sequences within it:
- a CDS encoding M3 family metallopeptidase, yielding IMKGDYGDSLDNRDILTRMASLRVQRARLLGYPTHAHFVLEENMAKTPDRVYEFLDQLWVPALARAKAEAAEFQAMIDAEGGGFKLQPWDWWYYAEKVKQAKYALEDEQLRPYFALDNVRQGAFDVANKLWGLTFHERTDIPLYHPDAQLYEVREADGTHVGLLTTDYYPRDSKRFGAWMSSFRKQSRRGGQMVTPIICNVYNFTLPSGDQPALLSLDEAETLFHEFGHGLQGLLSNCTYDRLSGTAVTRDYVELCSQIMENWATEPVVIKSYARHWHTGEPIPDDLVERIQNARLFNQGFATVEYLAASYLDMDWHTMEDAELRNPREFEDAALTRIGLIPEIVTRYRSTYFQHIFSGGYSAGYYSYIWAEVLDADAFQAFKETSLFDQETARAFRENILETGGTEDPMTLYLRFRGREPGIEPLLKRRGLD